The genomic segment CTTAGATTTGAGCCGGGCAAGGGGCCGATATTTGAGCGCACCATAGATTCGATGCGGGATGTGGAGAAGTTGCCACAGTTGGATCCGGAGCAGGAGCTGGGCTACGTGATGGATGCGGTTCGTACCATTAAACGCGAGCTCAAGCAGGAGGTTCCTCTCATCGGTTTTTCCGGGAGCCCCTGGACCCTGGCAACCTATATGGTCGAGGGAGGCAGTAGCAAGGCGTTTAATCGGATCAAGCGGATGCTCTATGCCGAGCCACAGATTCTGCATCAGCTGCTGCGCCGTCTGGCGCTTTCCGTTACCGATTATCTCAATGCCCAGATCAGTGCCGGGGCGGACTCGGTGATGATCTTTGATACCTGGGGTGGGGTGCTTGGAGAAGCGGCCTATCAGGAGTTTTCATTGGCCTACATGAGTCAGATTATCAAAGGGTTGCAGCGAGAGCGTGACGGGCAGCGGATCCCCGTGACTCTGTTTACCAAAAATGGTGGTCCCTGGCTGGAGGCGATCGCCGATTCAGGCTGTGATGCCGTGGGGCTGGACTGGACCATAGAGATGAGCGAGGCGAAACGACGCATCGGTGACAAGGTGGTATTGCAGGGGAACATGGACCCCTCGGTGCTGTATGCACCACCAAAAAGGATTCGCCAGGAGGTTCAGAAGATCCTGGATCAGTTTGGCTCAGGCTCCGGACATGTGTTCAACCTGGGGCATGGCATCCATCCGGATGTGGATCCAGATAATGCCGGAGTCTTTATCGAGGCGGTGCATCAACTGTCGCGGCCGTTTCATCAGGGGTGAGGATGGCATGCTCAGGGGCTGGGGAAATAGCCTCTGAGCGCCCTGGGCCCCTTTCTTTTTGATGGGGGTTAACTCAGGGCAAAAATTTCAGGAGTATTGGTTTGAAGAATCCATGGGATGAGTATGCACAAGGCTGGGATCTTGATCCTTCGGTGCAAGAATATGCGGCTAAGGCGTTTGAAGAACTCTTAAGCAGCATAAAGATTGATGATTTATCTGTCTTTGATTTTGGCTGTGGTACGGGCGCTCTTACTCAGCTTCTTAGCCCAAGAGTAAAAGAGATAGTGGCCCTTGATGCTTCACCTGAGATGATAAAGCATTTGCTGAACAAGAAGCTCACCAATGTGTCGGCGATTGCTGATTTTCTAACACAAGAGTTAATTGAGCATAACCCTGACTTGGCGAACAAGTTTGATTTGA from the Dongshaea marina genome contains:
- a CDS encoding class I SAM-dependent DNA methyltransferase; this encodes MKNPWDEYAQGWDLDPSVQEYAAKAFEELLSSIKIDDLSVFDFGCGTGALTQLLSPRVKEIVALDASPEMIKHLLNKKLTNVSAIADFLTQELIEHNPDLANKFDLILASSVCGFLADYEMTLGLIKSLMKPGGIFVQWDWLARDETSQIGLSEHRVLSALQAHGFTEITLTKPFEMNSSKGLMTVLMAIGKNTA
- the hemE gene encoding uroporphyrinogen decarboxylase — protein: MSPLKNDRYLRALLRQEVDRTPVWMMRQAGRYLPEYRELRAQAGDFMTMCQNPELACEVTLQPLRRFPLDAAILFSDILTIPDAMGLGLRFEPGKGPIFERTIDSMRDVEKLPQLDPEQELGYVMDAVRTIKRELKQEVPLIGFSGSPWTLATYMVEGGSSKAFNRIKRMLYAEPQILHQLLRRLALSVTDYLNAQISAGADSVMIFDTWGGVLGEAAYQEFSLAYMSQIIKGLQRERDGQRIPVTLFTKNGGPWLEAIADSGCDAVGLDWTIEMSEAKRRIGDKVVLQGNMDPSVLYAPPKRIRQEVQKILDQFGSGSGHVFNLGHGIHPDVDPDNAGVFIEAVHQLSRPFHQG